In Salvelinus alpinus chromosome 30, SLU_Salpinus.1, whole genome shotgun sequence, a single genomic region encodes these proteins:
- the LOC139560440 gene encoding zona pellucida sperm-binding protein 3-like isoform X1, producing MKAYFWHSAVLLGMAVATIVAQDDLKVDCGRDSVTLRWGAAQSQMDTSLLRLGGCYPSSISAGEAMFQVELSDCNFRRLVTGDTLMYMNELTYMSGPKAQLRSFSHPVVCAYERPADWAPRIFDPVFHTYGQGDLVFHMELMKDDFSGPHLSREYPLGSFIYISAAVEQMVHQPLLLLLEECVATTTPELQSEGPVHPIITKGCLVASKTSNSKFEPRQKASEIRLSLQAFKFAVGKEVYIHCNLLAWDPSGLDTSKKACHYVKGHGWVLIDDPYHSTLCGCCDSSCESRKMRGIASGQHGITKNAGLIGPLVVTDNYRPEKIASEPEASCDSWEVGSHLPCMPDSVV from the exons ATGAAGGCTTACTTTTGGCACAGTGCGGTCCTCCTAGGCATGGCTGTTGCGACCATTGTGGCACAGGATG ATCTGAAGGTGGACTGTGGCCGTGACTCAGTCACCCTGAGATGGGGGGCGGCCCAGTCACAGATGGACACCTCACTCCTCCGGCTGGGAGGCTGTTATCCAAGCAGTATCTCTGCTGGGGAGGCCATGTTTCAAGTGGAACTCAGTGACTGTAACTTCAGGAGACTG GTGACTGGGGACACATTGATGTACATGAATGAGCTGACCTATATGTCTGGTCCCAAAGCTCAACTGAGGTCTTTCTCTCATCCAGTGGTTTGTGCCTATGAAAG GCCTGCAGACTGGGCGCCTCGCATATTTGATCCAGTGTTTCATACATATGGTCAAGGAGATCTAGTCTTCCACATGGAACTTATGAAGG ATGACTTCTCTGGACCACATCTGTCTAGGGAATATCCCCTGGGCTCCTTCATCTACATCTCTGCAGCAGTGGAGCAGATGGTCCATCAGCCCTTGCTGCTACTGTTGGAGGAGTGTGTGGCAACCACAACACCAGAGCTGCAGTCTGAGGGCCCGGTGCACCCCATCATCACCAAGGG ATGTCTTGTCGCTAGCAAGACTTCAAATTCAAAGTTTGAACCAAGACAGAAAGCCTCTGAAATCCGTTTGTCTCTGCAAGCCTTCAAGTTTGCCGTTGGCAAGGAA GTGTATATTCACTGCAATCTTTTGGCTTGGGACCCCAGTGGCCTTGACACAAGCAAGAAGGCCTGCCACTATGTGAAAGGGCATGG TTGGGTGCTCATTGATGACCCCTACCATAGTACCCTCTGTGGCTGCTGTGACTCCAGCTGTGAGTCCCGGAAGATGCGTGGAATTGCATCAG GGCAACATGGAATAACTAAAAATGCTGGTCTTATTGGACCACTTGTAGTCACTGACAATTACCGGCCTGAGAAGATTGC GTCTGAACCGGAGGCCAGCTGTGACTCCTGGGAGGTGGGCAGCCATCTACCATGCATGCCTGACTCTGTAGTGTGA
- the LOC139560440 gene encoding zona pellucida sperm-binding protein 3-like isoform X2 yields MKAYFWHSAVLLGMAVATIVAQDDLKVDCGRDSVTLRWGAAQSQMDTSLLRLGGCYPSSISAGEAMFQVELSDCNFRRLVTGDTLMYMNELTYMSGPKAQLRSFSHPVVCAYERPADWAPRIFDPVFHTYGQGDLVFHMELMKDDFSGPHLSREYPLGSFIYISAAVEQMVHQPLLLLLEECVATTTPELQSEGPVHPIITKGCLVASKTSNSKFEPRQKASEIRLSLQAFKFAVGKEVYIHCNLLAWDPSGLDTSKKACHYVKGHGWVLIDDPYHSTLCGCCDSSCESRKMRGIASGQHGITKNAGLIGPLVVTDNYRPEKIAWV; encoded by the exons ATGAAGGCTTACTTTTGGCACAGTGCGGTCCTCCTAGGCATGGCTGTTGCGACCATTGTGGCACAGGATG ATCTGAAGGTGGACTGTGGCCGTGACTCAGTCACCCTGAGATGGGGGGCGGCCCAGTCACAGATGGACACCTCACTCCTCCGGCTGGGAGGCTGTTATCCAAGCAGTATCTCTGCTGGGGAGGCCATGTTTCAAGTGGAACTCAGTGACTGTAACTTCAGGAGACTG GTGACTGGGGACACATTGATGTACATGAATGAGCTGACCTATATGTCTGGTCCCAAAGCTCAACTGAGGTCTTTCTCTCATCCAGTGGTTTGTGCCTATGAAAG GCCTGCAGACTGGGCGCCTCGCATATTTGATCCAGTGTTTCATACATATGGTCAAGGAGATCTAGTCTTCCACATGGAACTTATGAAGG ATGACTTCTCTGGACCACATCTGTCTAGGGAATATCCCCTGGGCTCCTTCATCTACATCTCTGCAGCAGTGGAGCAGATGGTCCATCAGCCCTTGCTGCTACTGTTGGAGGAGTGTGTGGCAACCACAACACCAGAGCTGCAGTCTGAGGGCCCGGTGCACCCCATCATCACCAAGGG ATGTCTTGTCGCTAGCAAGACTTCAAATTCAAAGTTTGAACCAAGACAGAAAGCCTCTGAAATCCGTTTGTCTCTGCAAGCCTTCAAGTTTGCCGTTGGCAAGGAA GTGTATATTCACTGCAATCTTTTGGCTTGGGACCCCAGTGGCCTTGACACAAGCAAGAAGGCCTGCCACTATGTGAAAGGGCATGG TTGGGTGCTCATTGATGACCCCTACCATAGTACCCTCTGTGGCTGCTGTGACTCCAGCTGTGAGTCCCGGAAGATGCGTGGAATTGCATCAG GGCAACATGGAATAACTAAAAATGCTGGTCTTATTGGACCACTTGTAGTCACTGACAATTACCGGCCTGAGAAGATTGCGTGG GTCTGA
- the LOC139560476 gene encoding ubiquitin-like protein NEDD8 produces the protein MLIKVKTLTGKEIEIDIEPTDKVERIKERVEEKEGIPPQQQRLIYSGKQMNDEKTAADYKIQGGSVLHLVLALRGGLVCHCSSIHLIA, from the exons ATGCTGATCAAGGTTAAG ACTCTCACTGGCAAAGAAATAGAGATCGACATTGAGCCCACAGACAAG GTGGAGAGAATTAAAGAAAgggtggaggagaaagaggggattCCACCTCAACAACAAAGACTCATCTACAGTGGAAAACAGAT GAACGATGAGAAGACAGCTGCGGACTACAAGATCCAGGGAGGCTCAGTGCTGCATCTGGTCCTGGCGCTAAGAGGAGGGCTAGTCTGCCACTGTTCCAGCATACACCTCATCGCCTAG